The Vidua chalybeata isolate OUT-0048 chromosome 6, bVidCha1 merged haplotype, whole genome shotgun sequence genome has a segment encoding these proteins:
- the LOC128789203 gene encoding antigen WC1.1-like isoform X3, whose protein sequence is MPVRPCLSRRLRCPARECRAWEGPWQGPHSPEAPQRAGGMPELLAELQDAVGSQLGVTQAQAGSGELRLVGGGGRCAGRVEVKHGGEWGSVCVFDYDWEALWAVVVCRQLGCGRVASSSPYAPFGQGSGRIWLQPFFCRGAEDTLEECRHFGWGRHFCGHERDVGVTCTDAVELRLAGGSSACAGRVEVKLQGQWGSVGDNDWDMEDAEVVCQHVGCGSASGAYYARDTFGLGGWLVSLVQVDCSGNEATLWDCKIRSWGLYNSSVHYWDAAVACQGFSRLVGGDGACAGRLEVRQGRAWVGVCEDQVDMKAAQVVCRELGCGEALAIPGRAGFGRGSGSFWDRGFQCNGSEPLLSACARRPAHRQGCTGPASVTCSSYTGFRLGNSSSGCSGRVEVAVRGTWGSVCASEWDLADAHVLCRQLGCGRAFSVPPGGSFGSGEGPLRPDAFGCSGSERHPGECPVAVLGKPPCAPGNAAAVNCSGSVESLRLVEGETRCDGFLEMAVSTGAWHRVPGEVSPVRNFSKVCWELGCGGLDRTDAVHGQIYLLDVNTTEKPMTERVIPTIMDTTRNVTTGTIGDDNFGYEREFVTTAAADIPHGSYTVCSGSRQVRLVGSSGRCAGRVEVYSGGSWSSVCQEGWDLQDAAVVCRQLGCGRALDAPSSARSGAVPGPLWPYIPDCSGSEESLWECGRTERRQCGRGGGAGAVCSGQCRAPPDQGPAEAPGGSWPCRDPPAPLAEQLSVRLAGGHGRCRGYLEVSYNGTWGRVCASGTSSGTAAAVCRQLGCGDQGSLSPVPSQQPSLAWLAWVGCEDGARSLWGCPSAPWHLQSCGTDGYAQVECEEDSDGTSDGHSAPYPEGATSTGSSARACIPHSGLAGIPLPSVPARVPTGVPSRTPSAVALGTVPVPTVLCVVLGMLLCLSLGALALLLCRARARRRGPGKAADATSIAVYEELDYKAMPEYQEVPTPPGSLSEGWVKKLPYYTGDSVEGSDSEAAPDPPAQPEQGSPDGYDDALDVPQEAPAPSTGDISEGVARQKWICVLPTGGISSPPSSPGATKDPTDQPPGHMDYDDVGCSALGTLP, encoded by the exons ATGCCGGTGCGGCCCTGCCTGTCCCGCAGGCTCCGCTGCCCGGCTCGGGAATGCCGGGCATGGGAGGGGCCGTGGCAGGGCCCTCATTCACCCGAGGCTCCGCAGCGGGCAGGCGGGATGCCGGAGCTGCTGGCGGAGCTGCAGGACGCCGTGGGCTCCCAGCTGGGTGTCACTCAGGCCCAGGCAG GCTCCGGGGAGCTGCGTCTGgtgggcggcggcgggcgctgtGCCGGGCGCGTGGAGGTGAAGCACGGCGGTGAGTGGGGCTCCGTGTGCGTCTTCGACTACGACTGGGAAGCTCTCTGGGCCGTGGTGGTGTGCcggcagctgggctgtggccgGGTGGCCAGCTCGTCCCCGTACGCCCCGTTCGGGCAGGGCAGTGGGCGGATCTGGCTGCAGCCCTTCTTCTGCCGAGGCGCCGAGGATACGCTGGAGGAGTGTCGGCACTTCGGATGGGGACGGCACTTCTGCGGCCACGAGCGGGACGTGGGGGTGacctgcacag ATGCCGTGGAGCTGAGGCTGGCGGGcggcagcagtgcctgtgccGGGAGGGTGGAGGTGaagctgcagggacagtggggcTCGGTGGGCGACAACGACTGGGACATGGAGGACGCCGAGGTGGTTTGCCAGCATGTGGGCTGTGGCTCGGCTTCCGGTGCCTACTACGCCCGTGACACCTTCGGTTTAGGGGGCTGGCTCGTCAGCCTGGTCCAGGTGGACTGCAGTGGGAACGAGGCCACACTTTGGGACTGCAAGATCCGTAGCTGGGGACTCTATAACAGCAGCGTCCATTATTGGGACGCTGCCGTTGCCTGCCAAG ggTTCTCCCGGCTAGTCGGAGGTGATGGAGCCTGTGCCGGGCGTCTGGAGGTGCGTCAGGGCCGGGCCTGGGTCGGTGTCTGTGAGGATCAGGTGGACATGAAGGCGGCCCAGGTggtgtgcagggagctgggctgcgGTGAGGCGCTCGCCATCCCTGGCCGTGCTGGATTTGGGAGAGGATCAGGATCATTCTGGGACAGGGGCTTCCAGTGCAATGGCAGCGAGCCCCTCCTCAGTGCCTGTGCCCGGCGTCCGGcccacaggcagggctgcaccGGCCCTGCCAGCGTCACCTGCTCGT CCTACACGGGCTTCCGGCTGGGCAACAGCAGCTCGGGATGCTCCGGGCGAGTGGAGGTGGCGGTGCGGGGCACGTGGGGATCCGTCTGCGCCAGCGAGTGGGACCTGGCCGACGCGCACGTCCTGTGCCGCCAGCTGGGCTGCGGCCGCGCCTTCAGCGTGCCCCCGGGAGGCTCCTTCGGCAGCGGGGAGGGGCCGCTGCGGCCGGACGCCTTCGGCTGCAGCGGGAGCGAGCGGCACCCGGGCGAGTGCCCCGTGGCCGTGCTGGGGAAGCCGCCCTGTGCGCCGGGAAACGCCGCCGCCGTCAACTGCTCAG GCAGTGTCGAGTCCCTGCGGCTGGTGGAAGGTGAGACCCGGTGCGATGGGTTTCTGGAGATGGCCGTAAGCACCGGGGCGTGGCACCGTGTACCAGGAGAGGTTTCGCCCGTACGGAATTTCAGCAAagtgtgctgggagctgggctgtggaggACTGGACAGGACTGATGCTGTCCATGGTCAGATCTACCTGTTGGATGTCAACACGACGGAGAAGCCCATGACAGAACGGGTGATTCCAACCATCATGGACACGACCCGCAATGTGACCACTGGGACAATTGGCGATGATAATTTTGGGTATGAAAGGGAATTTGTCACGACTGCAGCAGCTGACATCCCTCATGGGAGCTACACTGTGTGCTCAG GCAGCCGGCAGGTGAGGCTGGTGGGGAGCTCTGGGCGCTGTGCCGGGCGCGTGGAGGTCTATTCCGGTGGCAGCTGGAGCTCCGTGTGCCAGGAAGGCTGGGACCTGCAGGACGCCGCCGTTGTCTGCcggcagctgggctgtggcagggcaCTGGATGCGCCGAGCTCGGCACGCTCGGGCGCCGTCCCAGGGCCGCTGTGGCCGTACATCCCCGACTGCTCCGGGTCCGAGGAGTCTCTCTGGGAATGCGGGCGCACGGAACGGCGCCAgtgcgggcgcggcggcggggcaggggccGTCTGCTCAGGTCAGTGCCGGGCACCCCCAGATCAGGGCCCAGCAGAGGCCCCGGGGGGTTCCTGGCCGTGCCGTGACCCCCCTGCACcccttgcagagcagctctccGTGCGGCTGGCAGGAGGCCACGGGCGCTGCCGGGGCTACCTGGAGGTGTCCTACAACGGCACCTGGGGCCGCGTGTGCGCCAGCGGCACCAGCAGCGGCACCGCCGCCGCCGTCTGCCgccagctgggctgtggggaccAGGGCTcgctctcacctgtcccctcccagcagccaTCCCTTGCGTGGCTGGCCTGGGTGGGCTGTGAGGACGGGGCCCGCTCGCTCTGGGGGTGCCCCTCGGCCCCCtggcacctgcagagctgtggcaccGACGGGTACGCACAAGTGGAGTGTGAGGAGGACAGTGATGGCACCTCTGATGGACACAGCGCCCCATATCCAGAGGGTGCCACCAGCACAGGTAGCTCTGCCCGTGCCTGCATCCCCCACAGCGGGCTGGCTGGGATCCCCCTCCCCTCAGTGcctgcccgtgtccccacaggtgTCCCCAGCAGAACGCCCTCAGCAGTGGCCCTGGGGACTGTGCCTGTGCCCACTGTGCTGTGCGTggtgctggggatgctgctgtgcctgtccctgggtgccctggccctgctgctgtgccgTGCCCGTGCCCGACGCCGAG GCCCTGGCAAAGCTGCAGATGCCACCTCCATCGCTGTCTACGAGGAGCTGGATTACAAAGCCATGCCAGAGTACCAGGAGGTGCCCACTCCCCCAG GTTCCCTGTCGGAGGGATGGGTGAAGAAGCTGCCGTATTACACCGGGGACAGCGTGGAGGGGAGTGACTCTGAGGCAGCACCAG atccccctgcccagcccgaGCAAGGAAGCCCGGATGGCTACGACGATGCCCTGGATGTGCCACAGGAggcccctgctcccagcacggGGGACATCTCTGAGGGAGTGGCACGGCAGAAGTGGATCTGTGTCCTCCCCACAG gtGGGATCTCGTCCCCTCCAAGTTCCCCAGGAGCCACCAAGGACCCCACGGATCAGCCCCCTGGGCACATGGACTATGATGATGTGGGCTGCAgcgccctggggacactgccgTGA
- the LOC128789203 gene encoding antigen WC1.1-like isoform X1, with protein MPVRPCLSRRLRCPARECRAWEGPWQGPHSPEAPQRAGGMPELLAELQDAVGSQLGVTQAQAGSGELRLVGGGGRCAGRVEVKHGGEWGSVCVFDYDWEALWAVVVCRQLGCGRVASSSPYAPFGQGSGRIWLQPFFCRGAEDTLEECRHFGWGRHFCGHERDVGVTCTDAVELRLAGGSSACAGRVEVKLQGQWGSVGDNDWDMEDAEVVCQHVGCGSASGAYYARDTFGLGGWLVSLVQVDCSGNEATLWDCKIRSWGLYNSSVHYWDAAVACQGFSRLVGGDGACAGRLEVRQGRAWVGVCEDQVDMKAAQVVCRELGCGEALAIPGRAGFGRGSGSFWDRGFQCNGSEPLLSACARRPAHRQGCTGPASVTCSSYTGFRLGNSSSGCSGRVEVAVRGTWGSVCASEWDLADAHVLCRQLGCGRAFSVPPGGSFGSGEGPLRPDAFGCSGSERHPGECPVAVLGKPPCAPGNAAAVNCSGSVESLRLVEGETRCDGFLEMAVSTGAWHRVPGEVSPVRNFSKVCWELGCGGLDRTDAVHGQIYLLDVNTTEKPMTERVIPTIMDTTRNVTTGTIGDDNFGYEREFVTTAAADIPHGSYTVCSGGCCERGRRWRCPRQPPQPMPSVPTGSRQVRLVGSSGRCAGRVEVYSGGSWSSVCQEGWDLQDAAVVCRQLGCGRALDAPSSARSGAVPGPLWPYIPDCSGSEESLWECGRTERRQCGRGGGAGAVCSGQCRAPPDQGPAEAPGGSWPCRDPPAPLAEQLSVRLAGGHGRCRGYLEVSYNGTWGRVCASGTSSGTAAAVCRQLGCGDQGSLSPVPSQQPSLAWLAWVGCEDGARSLWGCPSAPWHLQSCGTDGYAQVECEEDSDGTSDGHSAPYPEGATSTGSSARACIPHSGLAGIPLPSVPARVPTGVPSRTPSAVALGTVPVPTVLCVVLGMLLCLSLGALALLLCRARARRRGPGKAADATSIAVYEELDYKAMPEYQEVPTPPGSLSEGWVKKLPYYTGDSVEGSDSEAAPDPPAQPEQGSPDGYDDALDVPQEAPAPSTGDISEGVARQKWICVLPTGGISSPPSSPGATKDPTDQPPGHMDYDDVGCSALGTLP; from the exons ATGCCGGTGCGGCCCTGCCTGTCCCGCAGGCTCCGCTGCCCGGCTCGGGAATGCCGGGCATGGGAGGGGCCGTGGCAGGGCCCTCATTCACCCGAGGCTCCGCAGCGGGCAGGCGGGATGCCGGAGCTGCTGGCGGAGCTGCAGGACGCCGTGGGCTCCCAGCTGGGTGTCACTCAGGCCCAGGCAG GCTCCGGGGAGCTGCGTCTGgtgggcggcggcgggcgctgtGCCGGGCGCGTGGAGGTGAAGCACGGCGGTGAGTGGGGCTCCGTGTGCGTCTTCGACTACGACTGGGAAGCTCTCTGGGCCGTGGTGGTGTGCcggcagctgggctgtggccgGGTGGCCAGCTCGTCCCCGTACGCCCCGTTCGGGCAGGGCAGTGGGCGGATCTGGCTGCAGCCCTTCTTCTGCCGAGGCGCCGAGGATACGCTGGAGGAGTGTCGGCACTTCGGATGGGGACGGCACTTCTGCGGCCACGAGCGGGACGTGGGGGTGacctgcacag ATGCCGTGGAGCTGAGGCTGGCGGGcggcagcagtgcctgtgccGGGAGGGTGGAGGTGaagctgcagggacagtggggcTCGGTGGGCGACAACGACTGGGACATGGAGGACGCCGAGGTGGTTTGCCAGCATGTGGGCTGTGGCTCGGCTTCCGGTGCCTACTACGCCCGTGACACCTTCGGTTTAGGGGGCTGGCTCGTCAGCCTGGTCCAGGTGGACTGCAGTGGGAACGAGGCCACACTTTGGGACTGCAAGATCCGTAGCTGGGGACTCTATAACAGCAGCGTCCATTATTGGGACGCTGCCGTTGCCTGCCAAG ggTTCTCCCGGCTAGTCGGAGGTGATGGAGCCTGTGCCGGGCGTCTGGAGGTGCGTCAGGGCCGGGCCTGGGTCGGTGTCTGTGAGGATCAGGTGGACATGAAGGCGGCCCAGGTggtgtgcagggagctgggctgcgGTGAGGCGCTCGCCATCCCTGGCCGTGCTGGATTTGGGAGAGGATCAGGATCATTCTGGGACAGGGGCTTCCAGTGCAATGGCAGCGAGCCCCTCCTCAGTGCCTGTGCCCGGCGTCCGGcccacaggcagggctgcaccGGCCCTGCCAGCGTCACCTGCTCGT CCTACACGGGCTTCCGGCTGGGCAACAGCAGCTCGGGATGCTCCGGGCGAGTGGAGGTGGCGGTGCGGGGCACGTGGGGATCCGTCTGCGCCAGCGAGTGGGACCTGGCCGACGCGCACGTCCTGTGCCGCCAGCTGGGCTGCGGCCGCGCCTTCAGCGTGCCCCCGGGAGGCTCCTTCGGCAGCGGGGAGGGGCCGCTGCGGCCGGACGCCTTCGGCTGCAGCGGGAGCGAGCGGCACCCGGGCGAGTGCCCCGTGGCCGTGCTGGGGAAGCCGCCCTGTGCGCCGGGAAACGCCGCCGCCGTCAACTGCTCAG GCAGTGTCGAGTCCCTGCGGCTGGTGGAAGGTGAGACCCGGTGCGATGGGTTTCTGGAGATGGCCGTAAGCACCGGGGCGTGGCACCGTGTACCAGGAGAGGTTTCGCCCGTACGGAATTTCAGCAAagtgtgctgggagctgggctgtggaggACTGGACAGGACTGATGCTGTCCATGGTCAGATCTACCTGTTGGATGTCAACACGACGGAGAAGCCCATGACAGAACGGGTGATTCCAACCATCATGGACACGACCCGCAATGTGACCACTGGGACAATTGGCGATGATAATTTTGGGTATGAAAGGGAATTTGTCACGACTGCAGCAGCTGACATCCCTCATGGGAGCTACACTGTGTGCTCAGGTGGGTGTTGCGAGAGGGGCCGGAGGTGGCGGTGCCCCAGGCAGCCACCCCAGCCCATGCCTTCCGTGCCCACAGGCAGCCGGCAGGTGAGGCTGGTGGGGAGCTCTGGGCGCTGTGCCGGGCGCGTGGAGGTCTATTCCGGTGGCAGCTGGAGCTCCGTGTGCCAGGAAGGCTGGGACCTGCAGGACGCCGCCGTTGTCTGCcggcagctgggctgtggcagggcaCTGGATGCGCCGAGCTCGGCACGCTCGGGCGCCGTCCCAGGGCCGCTGTGGCCGTACATCCCCGACTGCTCCGGGTCCGAGGAGTCTCTCTGGGAATGCGGGCGCACGGAACGGCGCCAgtgcgggcgcggcggcggggcaggggccGTCTGCTCAGGTCAGTGCCGGGCACCCCCAGATCAGGGCCCAGCAGAGGCCCCGGGGGGTTCCTGGCCGTGCCGTGACCCCCCTGCACcccttgcagagcagctctccGTGCGGCTGGCAGGAGGCCACGGGCGCTGCCGGGGCTACCTGGAGGTGTCCTACAACGGCACCTGGGGCCGCGTGTGCGCCAGCGGCACCAGCAGCGGCACCGCCGCCGCCGTCTGCCgccagctgggctgtggggaccAGGGCTcgctctcacctgtcccctcccagcagccaTCCCTTGCGTGGCTGGCCTGGGTGGGCTGTGAGGACGGGGCCCGCTCGCTCTGGGGGTGCCCCTCGGCCCCCtggcacctgcagagctgtggcaccGACGGGTACGCACAAGTGGAGTGTGAGGAGGACAGTGATGGCACCTCTGATGGACACAGCGCCCCATATCCAGAGGGTGCCACCAGCACAGGTAGCTCTGCCCGTGCCTGCATCCCCCACAGCGGGCTGGCTGGGATCCCCCTCCCCTCAGTGcctgcccgtgtccccacaggtgTCCCCAGCAGAACGCCCTCAGCAGTGGCCCTGGGGACTGTGCCTGTGCCCACTGTGCTGTGCGTggtgctggggatgctgctgtgcctgtccctgggtgccctggccctgctgctgtgccgTGCCCGTGCCCGACGCCGAG GCCCTGGCAAAGCTGCAGATGCCACCTCCATCGCTGTCTACGAGGAGCTGGATTACAAAGCCATGCCAGAGTACCAGGAGGTGCCCACTCCCCCAG GTTCCCTGTCGGAGGGATGGGTGAAGAAGCTGCCGTATTACACCGGGGACAGCGTGGAGGGGAGTGACTCTGAGGCAGCACCAG atccccctgcccagcccgaGCAAGGAAGCCCGGATGGCTACGACGATGCCCTGGATGTGCCACAGGAggcccctgctcccagcacggGGGACATCTCTGAGGGAGTGGCACGGCAGAAGTGGATCTGTGTCCTCCCCACAG gtGGGATCTCGTCCCCTCCAAGTTCCCCAGGAGCCACCAAGGACCCCACGGATCAGCCCCCTGGGCACATGGACTATGATGATGTGGGCTGCAgcgccctggggacactgccgTGA
- the LOC128789203 gene encoding antigen WC1.1-like isoform X4 — protein sequence MPVRPCLSRRLRCPARECRAWEGPWQGPHSPEAPQRAGGMPELLAELQDAVGSQLGVTQAQAGSGELRLVGGGGRCAGRVEVKHGGEWGSVCVFDYDWEALWAVVVCRQLGCGRVASSSPYAPFGQGSGRIWLQPFFCRGAEDTLEECRHFGWGRHFCGHERDVGVTCTDAVELRLAGGSSACAGRVEVKLQGQWGSVGDNDWDMEDAEVVCQHVGCGSASGAYYARDTFGLGGWLVSLVQVDCSGNEATLWDCKIRSWGLYNSSVHYWDAAVACQGFSRLVGGDGACAGRLEVRQGRAWVGVCEDQVDMKAAQVVCRELGCGEALAIPGRAGFGRGSGSFWDRGFQCNGSEPLLSACARRPAHRQGCTGPASVTCSSYTGFRLGNSSSGCSGRVEVAVRGTWGSVCASEWDLADAHVLCRQLGCGRAFSVPPGGSFGSGEGPLRPDAFGCSGSERHPGECPVAVLGKPPCAPGNAAAVNCSGSVESLRLVEGETRCDGFLEMAVSTGAWHRVPGEVSPVRNFSKVCWELGCGGLDRTDAVHGQIYLLDVNTTEKPMTERVIPTIMDTTRNVTTGTIGDDNFGYEREFVTTAAADIPHGSYTVCSGGCCERGRRWRCPRQPPQPMPSVPTGSRQVRLVGSSGRCAGRVEVYSGGSWSSVCQEGWDLQDAAVVCRQLGCGRALDAPSSARSGAVPGPLWPYIPDCSGSEESLWECGRTERRQCGRGGGAGAVCSGQCRAPPDQGPAEAPGGSWPCRDPPAPLAEQLSVRLAGGHGRCRGYLEVSYNGTWGRVCASGTSSGTAAAVCRQLGCGDQGSLSPVPSQQPSLAWLAWVGCEDGARSLWGCPSAPWHLQSCGTDGYAQVECEEDSDGTSDGHSAPYPEGATSTGVPSRTPSAVALGTVPVPTVLCVVLGMLLCLSLGALALLLCRARARRRGPGKAADATSIAVYEELDYKAMPEYQEVPTPPGSLSEGWVKKLPYYTGDSVEGSDSEAAPDPPAQPEQGSPDGYDDALDVPQEAPAPSTGDISEGVARQKWICVLPTGGISSPPSSPGATKDPTDQPPGHMDYDDVGCSALGTLP from the exons ATGCCGGTGCGGCCCTGCCTGTCCCGCAGGCTCCGCTGCCCGGCTCGGGAATGCCGGGCATGGGAGGGGCCGTGGCAGGGCCCTCATTCACCCGAGGCTCCGCAGCGGGCAGGCGGGATGCCGGAGCTGCTGGCGGAGCTGCAGGACGCCGTGGGCTCCCAGCTGGGTGTCACTCAGGCCCAGGCAG GCTCCGGGGAGCTGCGTCTGgtgggcggcggcgggcgctgtGCCGGGCGCGTGGAGGTGAAGCACGGCGGTGAGTGGGGCTCCGTGTGCGTCTTCGACTACGACTGGGAAGCTCTCTGGGCCGTGGTGGTGTGCcggcagctgggctgtggccgGGTGGCCAGCTCGTCCCCGTACGCCCCGTTCGGGCAGGGCAGTGGGCGGATCTGGCTGCAGCCCTTCTTCTGCCGAGGCGCCGAGGATACGCTGGAGGAGTGTCGGCACTTCGGATGGGGACGGCACTTCTGCGGCCACGAGCGGGACGTGGGGGTGacctgcacag ATGCCGTGGAGCTGAGGCTGGCGGGcggcagcagtgcctgtgccGGGAGGGTGGAGGTGaagctgcagggacagtggggcTCGGTGGGCGACAACGACTGGGACATGGAGGACGCCGAGGTGGTTTGCCAGCATGTGGGCTGTGGCTCGGCTTCCGGTGCCTACTACGCCCGTGACACCTTCGGTTTAGGGGGCTGGCTCGTCAGCCTGGTCCAGGTGGACTGCAGTGGGAACGAGGCCACACTTTGGGACTGCAAGATCCGTAGCTGGGGACTCTATAACAGCAGCGTCCATTATTGGGACGCTGCCGTTGCCTGCCAAG ggTTCTCCCGGCTAGTCGGAGGTGATGGAGCCTGTGCCGGGCGTCTGGAGGTGCGTCAGGGCCGGGCCTGGGTCGGTGTCTGTGAGGATCAGGTGGACATGAAGGCGGCCCAGGTggtgtgcagggagctgggctgcgGTGAGGCGCTCGCCATCCCTGGCCGTGCTGGATTTGGGAGAGGATCAGGATCATTCTGGGACAGGGGCTTCCAGTGCAATGGCAGCGAGCCCCTCCTCAGTGCCTGTGCCCGGCGTCCGGcccacaggcagggctgcaccGGCCCTGCCAGCGTCACCTGCTCGT CCTACACGGGCTTCCGGCTGGGCAACAGCAGCTCGGGATGCTCCGGGCGAGTGGAGGTGGCGGTGCGGGGCACGTGGGGATCCGTCTGCGCCAGCGAGTGGGACCTGGCCGACGCGCACGTCCTGTGCCGCCAGCTGGGCTGCGGCCGCGCCTTCAGCGTGCCCCCGGGAGGCTCCTTCGGCAGCGGGGAGGGGCCGCTGCGGCCGGACGCCTTCGGCTGCAGCGGGAGCGAGCGGCACCCGGGCGAGTGCCCCGTGGCCGTGCTGGGGAAGCCGCCCTGTGCGCCGGGAAACGCCGCCGCCGTCAACTGCTCAG GCAGTGTCGAGTCCCTGCGGCTGGTGGAAGGTGAGACCCGGTGCGATGGGTTTCTGGAGATGGCCGTAAGCACCGGGGCGTGGCACCGTGTACCAGGAGAGGTTTCGCCCGTACGGAATTTCAGCAAagtgtgctgggagctgggctgtggaggACTGGACAGGACTGATGCTGTCCATGGTCAGATCTACCTGTTGGATGTCAACACGACGGAGAAGCCCATGACAGAACGGGTGATTCCAACCATCATGGACACGACCCGCAATGTGACCACTGGGACAATTGGCGATGATAATTTTGGGTATGAAAGGGAATTTGTCACGACTGCAGCAGCTGACATCCCTCATGGGAGCTACACTGTGTGCTCAGGTGGGTGTTGCGAGAGGGGCCGGAGGTGGCGGTGCCCCAGGCAGCCACCCCAGCCCATGCCTTCCGTGCCCACAGGCAGCCGGCAGGTGAGGCTGGTGGGGAGCTCTGGGCGCTGTGCCGGGCGCGTGGAGGTCTATTCCGGTGGCAGCTGGAGCTCCGTGTGCCAGGAAGGCTGGGACCTGCAGGACGCCGCCGTTGTCTGCcggcagctgggctgtggcagggcaCTGGATGCGCCGAGCTCGGCACGCTCGGGCGCCGTCCCAGGGCCGCTGTGGCCGTACATCCCCGACTGCTCCGGGTCCGAGGAGTCTCTCTGGGAATGCGGGCGCACGGAACGGCGCCAgtgcgggcgcggcggcggggcaggggccGTCTGCTCAGGTCAGTGCCGGGCACCCCCAGATCAGGGCCCAGCAGAGGCCCCGGGGGGTTCCTGGCCGTGCCGTGACCCCCCTGCACcccttgcagagcagctctccGTGCGGCTGGCAGGAGGCCACGGGCGCTGCCGGGGCTACCTGGAGGTGTCCTACAACGGCACCTGGGGCCGCGTGTGCGCCAGCGGCACCAGCAGCGGCACCGCCGCCGCCGTCTGCCgccagctgggctgtggggaccAGGGCTcgctctcacctgtcccctcccagcagccaTCCCTTGCGTGGCTGGCCTGGGTGGGCTGTGAGGACGGGGCCCGCTCGCTCTGGGGGTGCCCCTCGGCCCCCtggcacctgcagagctgtggcaccGACGGGTACGCACAAGTGGAGTGTGAGGAGGACAGTGATGGCACCTCTGATGGACACAGCGCCCCATATCCAGAGGGTGCCACCAGCACAG gtgTCCCCAGCAGAACGCCCTCAGCAGTGGCCCTGGGGACTGTGCCTGTGCCCACTGTGCTGTGCGTggtgctggggatgctgctgtgcctgtccctgggtgccctggccctgctgctgtgccgTGCCCGTGCCCGACGCCGAG GCCCTGGCAAAGCTGCAGATGCCACCTCCATCGCTGTCTACGAGGAGCTGGATTACAAAGCCATGCCAGAGTACCAGGAGGTGCCCACTCCCCCAG GTTCCCTGTCGGAGGGATGGGTGAAGAAGCTGCCGTATTACACCGGGGACAGCGTGGAGGGGAGTGACTCTGAGGCAGCACCAG atccccctgcccagcccgaGCAAGGAAGCCCGGATGGCTACGACGATGCCCTGGATGTGCCACAGGAggcccctgctcccagcacggGGGACATCTCTGAGGGAGTGGCACGGCAGAAGTGGATCTGTGTCCTCCCCACAG gtGGGATCTCGTCCCCTCCAAGTTCCCCAGGAGCCACCAAGGACCCCACGGATCAGCCCCCTGGGCACATGGACTATGATGATGTGGGCTGCAgcgccctggggacactgccgTGA